The Candidatus Limnocylindrales bacterium genome has a segment encoding these proteins:
- a CDS encoding creatininase family protein: MTENPPKFLWNEMNRLEIERAQKAGYMVIIPVGSIEQHGPHLPVDTDIHSSLEIAKRAALKRRDVLVCPPVWFGYSPHHMGFQGTLTLRLETFLDLLKDICDSLYHHGFKKILILNGHGGNRALINLVVNDFMRTHRTKILATSYWDLAADEIRAIRKSEPGGMGHACELETSLQLYLRPNLVDTSQISKETWTPKSRFGISYGIKDLLDSGSVTIGFDFAESTSKGIMGDPTVASVDTGEKIVAAVVDRLVDLLEEYKQL, from the coding sequence ATGACCGAAAACCCTCCCAAGTTTCTCTGGAATGAAATGAACCGGCTGGAAATTGAAAGAGCCCAAAAAGCAGGTTATATGGTCATTATTCCGGTTGGCTCCATTGAGCAGCACGGACCCCATTTGCCGGTTGATACGGATATTCATAGTTCTTTGGAAATTGCAAAGAGGGCCGCCCTCAAAAGGAGAGATGTTCTGGTATGTCCACCGGTCTGGTTTGGGTATTCCCCTCATCATATGGGATTTCAAGGTACCCTTACCCTTCGACTGGAAACCTTCCTGGATCTGCTCAAGGATATCTGTGATAGTCTTTATCACCATGGATTTAAAAAAATCCTCATTTTAAATGGACACGGAGGAAATCGGGCCTTAATTAATTTAGTAGTCAATGACTTTATGCGAACCCATCGAACTAAAATATTGGCAACTTCCTATTGGGACCTGGCAGCCGATGAGATCCGGGCCATCCGAAAAAGTGAACCGGGTGGAATGGGACATGCCTGTGAGCTTGAAACTTCCCTTCAGCTTTATTTACGTCCAAATCTGGTAGATACCAGCCAGATAAGTAAAGAAACCTGGACCCCTAAATCACGGTTCGGTATTTCTTATGGAATAAAGGATCTTTTGGATTCGGGGTCTGTAACCATCGGTTTTGATTTTGCAGAATCTACTTCTAAGGGAATTATGGGAGACCCGACCGTTGCTTCGGTGGATACAGGAGAAAAAATTGTAGCGGCTGTGGTTGATCGACTCGTAGATTTATTGGAAGAATATAAACAACTTTAA
- a CDS encoding aspartate aminotransferase family protein has product MASQAVSQLALSLTDAYQAALPKSKALYEQAQKIFPSGVTHDGRYMTPFPIYVKRAKGSRKWDEDDREYVDYWVGHGALILGHGHPVVLKAVQEQLEKGTHYGACHALEVEWGAQIIKMVPSAERVRFTSSGTEATLMAIRLSRAFSNKTRVVKFEGHFHGWHDNVAIGVNPPYEVPISPGLLDDVIGSVILCPPNDTKALEKILKEHHQDIACVIIEPTGGSYGMIPTDPAFLPELRRLTAQYGVILIFDEVITGFRVAPGGAQEFYKIKPDLTTMAKIVAGGLPGGAVAGRKDIMEYLEFRKDDPHWNRHKKMYHPGTYNANPLSASAGLTTLRILESGEDIQKANAIAKALRDGMNEVIRKLGVDWYVYGDFSDFHFLIGIDPAQASDPNFKVYNLDYHLLKGKANPDLIYKLRQGMILNGVDIMREGGMTSSAHTEEDVEITVKAFEATLRALQEEGSI; this is encoded by the coding sequence ATGGCCAGTCAGGCAGTTTCTCAGCTTGCTCTAAGTCTAACGGATGCCTATCAAGCCGCACTCCCTAAATCTAAAGCACTTTATGAACAAGCCCAGAAGATTTTTCCAAGTGGGGTAACCCATGATGGGCGATACATGACGCCTTTTCCTATTTATGTTAAAAGAGCTAAAGGGTCCAGAAAGTGGGATGAAGACGATAGAGAATATGTCGATTATTGGGTTGGACATGGAGCTCTTATTTTAGGACATGGTCATCCGGTGGTTCTTAAGGCGGTCCAGGAACAACTGGAGAAAGGAACTCACTACGGGGCCTGCCATGCTCTGGAAGTTGAATGGGGGGCTCAGATTATCAAAATGGTCCCTTCTGCCGAGAGGGTTCGCTTTACCAGCTCTGGAACCGAAGCAACTCTCATGGCCATTCGACTGTCCAGGGCTTTTTCAAATAAGACCCGGGTGGTCAAGTTCGAAGGCCACTTTCATGGCTGGCATGATAATGTAGCTATAGGAGTTAACCCCCCTTATGAAGTCCCTATCTCTCCAGGACTTTTGGATGATGTCATCGGAAGCGTAATCCTCTGTCCCCCCAATGATACGAAAGCTTTGGAAAAAATCTTAAAGGAACATCATCAGGATATCGCTTGTGTGATTATCGAACCTACCGGTGGATCCTATGGAATGATTCCTACCGATCCGGCCTTTCTGCCGGAGTTGAGGCGACTAACGGCCCAATATGGGGTCATCTTAATCTTTGACGAGGTTATCACAGGATTTCGGGTTGCTCCTGGCGGTGCCCAGGAATTTTATAAGATTAAACCGGACTTAACCACAATGGCCAAAATCGTTGCAGGTGGACTTCCCGGCGGAGCCGTTGCCGGGCGAAAGGACATTATGGAATACCTTGAGTTCAGAAAAGATGATCCCCACTGGAATCGCCATAAGAAGATGTACCATCCAGGAACCTACAATGCAAATCCCCTTTCGGCCAGCGCAGGTCTGACGACTTTAAGAATCCTTGAATCCGGGGAAGATATCCAAAAGGCCAATGCCATTGCCAAAGCTCTTCGGGATGGAATGAATGAAGTTATCCGAAAGCTGGGGGTGGATTGGTATGTTTATGGAGATTTTTCAGATTTTCATTTCCTGATAGGAATTGATCCGGCTCAGGCCTCCGATCCTAACTTCAAAGTTTATAACCTGGATTACCATCTTCTAAAGGGTAAAGCAAACCCAGACCTCATCTATAAACTCCGACAGGGAATGATTCTTAATGGAGTAGACATCATGCGAGAAGGGGGGATGACCTCTTCGGCCCATACCGAGGAGGATGTAGAAATTACCGTAAAGGCTTTTGAAGCAACCCTCCGGGCCCTTCAGGAAGAAGGAAGTATTTGA